The following are encoded in a window of Doryrhamphus excisus isolate RoL2022-K1 chromosome 16, RoL_Dexc_1.0, whole genome shotgun sequence genomic DNA:
- the LOC131104222 gene encoding radixin-like isoform X2, with amino-acid sequence MQSWSLPFSPTPLENSFLIRVLEQHKLTKEQWEDRIQTWHEEHRGILREDSMMEYLKIAQDLEMYGVNYFEIKNKKSTQLWLGVDALGLNIYEHEDKLTPKIGFPWSEIRNISFNDKKFVIKPIDKKAPDFVFYAPRLRINKRILALCMGNHELYMRRRKPDTIEVQQMKAQAREEKHQKQMERAQLENEKKRREAAEKEKEKIEREKEELGQRLKQIEEQTMKAQKELEEQTRLALELEQERKKAQMEAERLEKDRQAAEEAKGELAKQAADQQKNQEQLAAELAEFTAKIALLEDAKKKKEDEATEWQHKALSAQEDLERTKEELKTAITTVPAPLGGHGESDHDEQDENHAEASAELSNEGVSHLDLRSEEARITEAQKNERVKKQLQTLSSELAYARDETKKTQNDVLHAENVRAGRDKYKTLRQIRQGNTKQRIDEFESM; translated from the exons ATGCAGAGCTGGAGTTTGCCATTCAGCCCAACACCACTGGAAAACAGCTTTTTGATCAG AGTGCTGGAGCAGCACAAACTAACCAAGGAGCAGTGGGAGGACAGGATCCAGACATGGCATGAGGAACACAGAGGAATTCTCAG GGAGGACTCCATGATGGAGTACTTAAAAATTGCCCAGGACTTGGAGATGTACGGGGTCAATTACTTTGAAatcaaaaacaagaaaagcacCCAGCTGTGGCTGGGCGTGGATGCGCTCGGTCTTAACATCTACGAGCACGAAGACAA GTTGACTCCAAAGATCGGCTTCCCCTGGAGTGAAATTCGAAACATCTCCTTCAATGACAAGAAGTTTGTGATCAAACCCATTGACAAGAAAGCACCA GACTTTGTGTTTTACGCTCCGCGACTGCGCATCAACAAGCGCATCTTGGCCTTGTGTATGGGGAACCATGAGCTGTACATGAGGAGGAGAAAGCCCGACACCATCGAGGTGCAGCAGATGAAGGCCCAGGCCCGGGAGGAGAAGCACCAGAAGCAGATGGAAAG GGCCCAACTGGAGAACGAAAAAAAGAGGCGAGAGGCTGCAgagaaggagaaagagaagatTGAACGCGAGAAAGAAGAACTCGGGCAGAGGCTGAAACAAATTGAAGAGCAGACCATGAAAGCCCAAAAAG AGCTGGAGGAGCAGACTCGCCTGGCCTTGGAGTTGGAGCAAGAGAGGAAGAAAGCGCAGATGGAGGCCGAGAGGTTGGAGAAGGACAGACAAGCAGCTGAGGAGGCCAAAGGCGAGCTGGCCAAACAGGCCGCAGACCAGCAGAAGAACCAAGAACAATTG GCTGCTGAACTTGCTGAATTCACAGCCAAGATTGCTCTTCTGGAAGATgccaagaagaaaaaagaagacGAGGCCACAGAATGGCAGCATAAG GCTCTGTCCGCCCAGGAGGACCTGGAGAGGACCAAAGAGGAGCTGAAGACCGCCATAACCACAGTGCCAGCCCCTCTGGGTGGCCACGGTGAAAGCGACCATGACGAGCAGGACGAGAACCACGCCGAGGCGAGCGCCGAGCTTTCCAACGAGGGTGTCAGCCACCTGGACCTGCGCAGCGAGGAGGCTCGCATCACCGAAGCCCAGAAGAACGAACGGGTCAAGAAACAACTCCAG ACTTTAAGTTCCGAGTTGGCCTACGCCAGAGACGAAACCAAGAAGACCCAGAACGACGTCCTGCACGCCGAGAATGTGAGAGCGGGTCGAGACAAGTACAAAACGCTGCGTCAAATCCGACAGGGCAACACAAAGCAGCGCATCGATGAGTTCGAATCCATGTGA
- the LOC131104222 gene encoding radixin-like isoform X1 → MPKPINVRVTTMDAELEFAIQPNTTGKQLFDQVVKTVGLREVWFFGLQYVDSKGYITWLKLNKKVTQQDVKKENPLQFKFRAKFFPEDVSEELIQEITQRLFFLQVKEAILNDENYCPPETAVLLASYAVQAKYGDYMKDVHKPGYLTHDRLLPQRVLEQHKLTKEQWEDRIQTWHEEHRGILREDSMMEYLKIAQDLEMYGVNYFEIKNKKSTQLWLGVDALGLNIYEHEDKLTPKIGFPWSEIRNISFNDKKFVIKPIDKKAPDFVFYAPRLRINKRILALCMGNHELYMRRRKPDTIEVQQMKAQAREEKHQKQMERAQLENEKKRREAAEKEKEKIEREKEELGQRLKQIEEQTMKAQKELEEQTRLALELEQERKKAQMEAERLEKDRQAAEEAKGELAKQAADQQKNQEQLAAELAEFTAKIALLEDAKKKKEDEATEWQHKALSAQEDLERTKEELKTAITTVPAPLGGHGESDHDEQDENHAEASAELSNEGVSHLDLRSEEARITEAQKNERVKKQLQTLSSELAYARDETKKTQNDVLHAENVRAGRDKYKTLRQIRQGNTKQRIDEFESM, encoded by the exons ATGCCCAAACCG ATCAATGTTCGTGTGACCACCATGGATGCAGAGCTGGAGTTTGCCATTCAGCCCAACACCACTGGAAAACAGCTTTTTGATCAG GTCGTGAAGACAGTGGGCTTGAGGGAAGTCTGGTTCTTTGGCCTTCAATATGTGGACAGCAAGGGCTACATAACTTGGCTCAAACTCAATAAAAAG GTGACACAGCAAGACGTAAAGAAAGAGAACCCACTGCAGTTTAAGTTCAGAGCCAAGTTCTTTCCCGAGGATGTTTCAGAGGAGCTCATCCAGGAGATAACCCAAAGACTCTTCTTCCTTCAG GTGAAAGAGGCCATCCTGAACGATGAGAACTACTGCCCCCCGGAAACAGCCGTGTTACTTGCCTCATACGCAGTGCAGGCCAAATATGGAGACTACATGAAGGATGTTCACAAGCCCGGATACCTCACTCACGACCGACTGCTGCCTCAGAG AGTGCTGGAGCAGCACAAACTAACCAAGGAGCAGTGGGAGGACAGGATCCAGACATGGCATGAGGAACACAGAGGAATTCTCAG GGAGGACTCCATGATGGAGTACTTAAAAATTGCCCAGGACTTGGAGATGTACGGGGTCAATTACTTTGAAatcaaaaacaagaaaagcacCCAGCTGTGGCTGGGCGTGGATGCGCTCGGTCTTAACATCTACGAGCACGAAGACAA GTTGACTCCAAAGATCGGCTTCCCCTGGAGTGAAATTCGAAACATCTCCTTCAATGACAAGAAGTTTGTGATCAAACCCATTGACAAGAAAGCACCA GACTTTGTGTTTTACGCTCCGCGACTGCGCATCAACAAGCGCATCTTGGCCTTGTGTATGGGGAACCATGAGCTGTACATGAGGAGGAGAAAGCCCGACACCATCGAGGTGCAGCAGATGAAGGCCCAGGCCCGGGAGGAGAAGCACCAGAAGCAGATGGAAAG GGCCCAACTGGAGAACGAAAAAAAGAGGCGAGAGGCTGCAgagaaggagaaagagaagatTGAACGCGAGAAAGAAGAACTCGGGCAGAGGCTGAAACAAATTGAAGAGCAGACCATGAAAGCCCAAAAAG AGCTGGAGGAGCAGACTCGCCTGGCCTTGGAGTTGGAGCAAGAGAGGAAGAAAGCGCAGATGGAGGCCGAGAGGTTGGAGAAGGACAGACAAGCAGCTGAGGAGGCCAAAGGCGAGCTGGCCAAACAGGCCGCAGACCAGCAGAAGAACCAAGAACAATTG GCTGCTGAACTTGCTGAATTCACAGCCAAGATTGCTCTTCTGGAAGATgccaagaagaaaaaagaagacGAGGCCACAGAATGGCAGCATAAG GCTCTGTCCGCCCAGGAGGACCTGGAGAGGACCAAAGAGGAGCTGAAGACCGCCATAACCACAGTGCCAGCCCCTCTGGGTGGCCACGGTGAAAGCGACCATGACGAGCAGGACGAGAACCACGCCGAGGCGAGCGCCGAGCTTTCCAACGAGGGTGTCAGCCACCTGGACCTGCGCAGCGAGGAGGCTCGCATCACCGAAGCCCAGAAGAACGAACGGGTCAAGAAACAACTCCAG ACTTTAAGTTCCGAGTTGGCCTACGCCAGAGACGAAACCAAGAAGACCCAGAACGACGTCCTGCACGCCGAGAATGTGAGAGCGGGTCGAGACAAGTACAAAACGCTGCGTCAAATCCGACAGGGCAACACAAAGCAGCGCATCGATGAGTTCGAATCCATGTGA